Below is a genomic region from Henckelia pumila isolate YLH828 chromosome 3, ASM3356847v2, whole genome shotgun sequence.
cagtgtaatggagttttaatccccgttgagatagttaaatttaaagagttaaatttaatgaactaaggagttggacttcttaaataagagtaagggagtaggatttcctaaaatgacatagggatggacatttttggaaaccactgaattcggattcaggaaaatttattttgactttaaaatgtgcagaaatggtttctgtgcacattggtgaaatcggttcatcaatcggagtcacgatgaattttatattaatttctgaacgagcgggctttgcttgtcgggcctgaacttatgactaatgggccctaagctgttagtggcctgcattataaataagttattgcagtacagaattacacacaacagctcattattctgagagaaaaaaaaatcgaaccctagctctctcaaagaattttcggccgtccccctcctgctctgcccgagaaaatttcggtctgtgattttgaatcgcagtcaggaataacgaatcagattcgtttaatctcttcgcagaaaacttctgacagattttctagtgcaatctgtcagagggatttaaacctcattcgtggacctgattgaaggagttcatcagttcctgggagatacaagaagcgcagagaaatctgtgtggtgtccattaatctcgcttcgagattgaaggtaaaatttaattaattgttatttgaattttacacacacaataatttaatcgttgaacggttgatacccacaccatggaattgttccatgataaaattttaaacttccgctgcaccgggtatcaatcgtgattgatctgaccgccagttttccaacaggtaGGTGGTCGGAACgatcgaaatctcttcaatagagtctccataggggtcgcggttgcatcaaactgatccactccagtactaccctgatcattcggaggagttactAATGGCtacggattctcagtagaaggaggtaCCAAAGGTGCTGGATTCCTTCTCACAGATCGTCGAGGTGTCATCTAAtatcaaagggttaggacacaatatctcaatctcaatctcaatctcataacctcggtgtccaaaactctgctctgagtactcatgaatctcaaggATATTCGAAAACAGATAATAGCATAAAGGAGGATATgtatcacgtaattcatgctttacaaattaaatcacaaatcatgtaattcaattaattcaagaatcaataaagcatgctcgcacgtatttaaaataatcatttaaataaatcaatcacatgcgagaattcaagtcatgcggactcgatctaccccgctcactctagttcaaatccaaaaatcttatcgctctgataccacttaatgtgagaccccgtttctaatcttctaatctcgaataattaactACAATCGAACACAAAGAGCCGAGGAAAactaatcaaatttttttttttaagagccTCGCACCCGCGCGAGCTattgcctcgcgcgcgcgcgcaggcaaagAGGCCAGAAGCCTCGCGGGGTTGCTCGtgctcgcgcgcgcgggcaaaaataCCCCGAGCCCCTCCAGGCACCCCGCGTGCGCGCGAGGTCAAGTCTCGCTTGCGCGCAGGCCAAAGAGGCTGAAAGAGAGCAGAAACCTGGAAAATCAATTCAAAAGCAACTCCAATCAattctaaactcaagaacacatacaaatcaatatttaaaacattCCATATACAATGTTCTActcaaaatacaacaacaagttcgacgatagggttcgttcgactatttaaaataatacaGTACAAATGGTACAACCCTACGACACACgatgtctcacttctatcattctcaccccgagctaacccagacgactcggttcggctcctgatcctcctgtctCCAAGTgcacataaaaacaaaaacaacagccggataacccggttagaaatataaattCTAAGTTAAAAAGACAGACatacaatatcaattaaacacctcatattgaaatgtatcaataattaataaatcaaaagagggtggatgtatgcatgacttcaaaactcgagATTATCAAgccagataatcgaaatatcagtCAGTATTCGGGTGGGATCCCGGAGTCAAGTCATTACAAacaaccaccgacactcccattcggggtggacgTCGCACAACTCAACttctagacttcagagcaactataagaagtattctagcacttgaaaaaactcaaaatccaaagccacttcaatatagctccctaaatcgtctaatttcaaaacgaatcgaatatttggctcaatataaatgcaagtgtaaacaaataagtcaatcaagttcacaccaacaaataaacatgcagtatgtgattttagggactcgagaattaatcaaactcgagtattcaaccccattcaattcaatgtcgtcttttaccttttcaagttcgtcgaggattcaaatctgaaaataacaacgaactcaatcaatatcgaatcgaATCAAAATGAATCAATACAAGTAGTTCAATACTATAtcgtcttcaattctcgaatcggttcaaactccccaagttcgttccaaacccgaatcgtcaacccaaaatctgaaaatgttgaacatacggattcgatatcaatctacgAATTCAAACAAACCcagaaatcaaaccgaaacaatacaaccgataatccaaaactcgatttcgacggcataaccgctataaacggtcaaatcaaaaatctcaaatcaatAATCATCATCAACATATCCCAAACCATcttccaattcatcaaaaataaccaaatccaaccaaaatcacaagacccattttcgaaatatgctccaaaaattcatataaaatccaaacttcgttctttttcgaaaccgacttcgaatacacggtctattctagctcaagaacatcatactcaaaaattatcaaattctggcaacccgaaaaaaaaatcaaagttcatggatcgtagcaaaacttacgtcaaaacgacgccctcgttgcggtgatcgtgaatctcaactcgaatcggaaatctgacggtcggatcgtgcgaatcggacggaagaaaagcttgaaaatAAAGCCATGGAGTCTCGGTCTCTCTCTCTATTGACGTGAGAGGTTGGGGAAGGGAGAAGGAGTGGTTGAGACTAAGTCAAccaagtagataatataacaattcaatattTAGCACTTTAGTCCTTCAATTCTCCAAAGTTTGTAAAATGACCCCTGAGAAATATCAAAACGACCCTCAATTtttgaaaactctgattatctcaattaaacttaattagaataaaatcggggcattacattatatctgggataactgtatacaaatcGCTCAGAATGTCGCCTaagatatgagtggtacaacccagaACAAACCACTGAGTACACTTCTCATTCCTACCGGAGGTGGACCGTTACCTACAGATGTCAGTGTCATCTAACCCATCGgtcgcggggcgctcgacatcgaccgtccgaacagggctgagcgatcctacatggctcatctcaaaagatgtacagactCAATATGATGTGAACATGACGCATAATAATCCATGCAAAACATAGCACATAaaagcaacacataagcatgcatacccgctggctatctcagtcagtacttacgtacctagTCCTAGCAatcccactctaggtttcaagactatcatcagctctacaatgcgaATTATTCATGCATCATTGTTTAAGCTCTAAATAccttaaataagctattgcatacttctaaataatttaaggagaccatagttatacctgcgtctgtcgcccgctgatggcgactacctcaaaactaggtcatagctccgctacgatgccaggatcgctccgctacttccGGATTTCCTATATCATGCcaagaactccctagatctgactagAAAAACCAACGAAAGAGAGAGAAAAGAGGAGAGGGGCGAGTTGAAATGAGGCCCTCACACCCTTTTATATAGagcacgatcggaacctccaatgcgcgatcggagctttcgttcGCTCttatctaccacgtgtcaatcTCTCAATGGCTGGCTGCGGATAAGgaagatcggaacctccgttcctgatcaGAGCTTCTGTTCCCATCGGAAGGTTCGGTCTTACATCTGGTCGTCCGATCCTTACCAACCCTCTGGGCCATTCCTGAGTATTTTGGATTCATCCGCGGACTCCGTCAATTCAtctggaatttctttaatcatgttttacttaatctaaacatgatcattcgattatttaacaattaatccttaattctggatatgggtcactacaagtGGACCCAAACAAAAGGAGCCATAGTCCCACAAAAGAACAGGTTCTCAAAAGATTCCTGGCTTCTACAAAAATGACAAATCGATGCAAGAGCTAGTTCCCTCGACTGAAGGATATCATCCACGGGAAGTCTATGATAAAAACATCGCCTGTAGAATATAAAAATCGAAGGCCTCAGGATCTTTGTCCATCACCTAACAAACCACCCATTTTCGGCTCTCCTAAGACGAACCACATCCCACGTAGACTTGGAAGAGAATGTCCCGTTAGACGAGAATTTCCAAACAGCCCGATCCTTGGGAATAGGAATTGGAACCTTGACAATATGGGTCATAGTTTCTGGTGGAACAACCAGCTGCAACCGTTCCAAATTCCAAGTTTCGTCCACCAAAAACCAGCTCACTTTCCTGGTAGGTAAACCCTGGATCCGAATGACAGATGTCGGAGGTCCTTCAGGAAGCCATGAGTCAAACCAGAAGCTCAAATCATCAACTCTGATTTTTCCAACCCATTCCACTCTTCGCCATGTCACGAACTTTCATCATTCTCCTCCAAGTAGGTGAGACAGCATGTTTCAATCGGACTTTAGCTGGTGGCTTAGTCGCAAAATTTCAAATAACGTTTTCTCGTGCAGGTAAATTTCAAATAACAAtctttaattataataaaattttcaattttcgtTTAGCCATTTTCAATCCATATCATCAATTTTACATTATCTATCCTCCAAAATAGAGCAGTGATAGCTATTTTCAAAAAGAATTTTCCAACACATATCCATTTGTTAtttagaataaattaataaaaaataaaacacttgaaaaaaattaaaaatatatatatataaaaattagcacttaaattaaataaaaatattaaaaataataaatagaccgaaaaaataaataaaaaatttaaaagaccATTACGAAACTTTCGAATATGACATTTTCGTAATTTATATCATCTTCCAATTTCATACTCCGTTAAAATCAATATATAACACCCTAAAAAATAGAGGACACAAATGAAGATGTGTTAGAGCAAATTCACTTGTCTGTTGAGAGAAATCCTCGATTTTACAGAGTTGGAGATTTTTTTAGGCTGTGTTTACTTttagattaattatatatataaataatactaaTACTATTAAACTAATTATATAGGATGTGGAATAATGATGAATAAACAATAACATGTTTACTTTATTGATCAATTTTGTGATTGAATTTATGATTAAGTGACAAGTTACAATTTTGTCTTTTAGTTgtaatatataatcttatttttagtttgtatttgtaaaattgagattgtgatttttatttaaaaatgtgaattattattaatctacatgtaaattattataattgaccaaaattattgagtataaatattatttattaaaaaaattaaaaaattgagTAAATTTTTTTCCatgaataaagataaaatcCAATAAAATGTATTAATCATATCTTAAattattagagtttttattcatgtatgataaattttaaatagatttgtaatatattaaaatcaaataaaatgtattaaatatattttaatgtatttgaaatttttattcatgttttataattttttaaatgttgttttcatatattattttttggaaAGTAAAAGATGttaatgtaatatatttttttaaaatcaaggcACGGATTGACTAGGGATGGCATACCGTACCGTACCGTACCGTATCGAAAACTGCATACCGTACCGTATCGTACCGTATCGAAAACTGCATAtcgtataccgtaccgaaaattaTGATATAAAAAAATGCATACCGATATCGTatcgaaaattttggtataccaaaaatcggtataccgaaattttcggtatatatAAATAGCATACCGATTATATCGAAATTTTACGGTATACCGATATACCGttttataccgaaaaaaatcttatatttttttttaaaaaatgaaatttattgtttataaatattatatatttttattttttaacaataaTTTTCGATATTTTGGTATATCgtatataccgaaattttgAAATGTCATACCgttaccgtaccgaaaaattcGGTATCGATAccgtaccgtaccgaaattttcggtataccaaaaattcgGTAAATTCGGTATTTTTTCCATACGATATTTTCGGTATTTCGATATTTCGGTATTTTTTTCTCTATCTCTAAGATTGACCTTGATGACTTTGtaaaatgtaatatatttttttgaaaaaaagtatTTATTTTTCACTAAACAATATGATTTTCAtccaaaacaattaatttttttttaaaaaaaaaaaaaaaacaagaatagGGGTCTTATTATTTATGATAATCCATAGTTGAATTTACACAATGTTGAAAGAAATTGTTATTGACTTGAATTTGGATTTGGGAATCAAATTCGTTTTTTTGGGAACATGAGTTACCTGGAATGACATCTCGCCATATTCAAGCTCTGTTCCAGCAGTCGACAACCTCCATCAAAGCTCTGCAACTTCACTGTTTGCTTTTCAAAATCTCTCTCGACCACAATGAATTTTTCTTCTCTCAGCTTATCCTCGCTACTTGTTCGGTCTACCTCCAACACGCCCGGAAACTCTTCGACAATTCACCCATTACACCCCCGCCACTCTTTGCATGGAACACGCTAATCAAATCATACTCCAACTACTCATCCACCCCGTTAGAATCATTAAAACTATTTGTTGAATTGCTTCGAACACATGGTGAACTGAAACCCGACAAATTCACATACCCTTTTGTCATAAAAGCTTGTGGGCGATGCTTGATGATCGCATCTGGTGGGTCGATTCATTCGATGATTTTGAAGGCGGGTCTTGGTTTAGACCGACATGTGAATAATACGCTCTTGACCATGTATGGTCGGTGCGGTGTGATTGGGTATTCGACGAAAGTGTTCGATGAAATGCTTGAAAAAGATGTGGTGTCTTGGAGTTCCATGATTTCTGCTTATGTTGATTGGTATGCAGATTCCTAATCTTTTTGACAGTCCTCTAAATGcgtttcctttttctttttgatTCTTTAAGTTGAATAGTATTGCTTTAAAGTTTTATTTTAGCAATAATGTAATTGAGTTTCGTTTTGTTTCATGTTTTGTTTGCCTTATATTTTGTTGTTCTCGAAAATTAATTTGCAGTAATTGTGCTTGGAATTCATTGATGGTATTCAAAGATATCATGATGGTAAATGGGAAGCCAAACACAGTTACTTTGGTTAGTTTGGTTGCTGCTTGTACCAAACTACTTAATATTAGAGTAGGAAAATCATTTCATTCTTACATTATCAGGAATGCTATTGAGTTAGATGTCTCCTTGGCGACGGCCATTTTGAATATGTACTCGAAATATGGGCTCGTAAAGGAAGCCTTCCATATTTTCAACTCTGTTGGAAATAAATATGTACAGTCATGGACAGTCATGATTTCTTGCCTCGCTGATTATGGCCATGGTAAAGAAGCTATATCTTTGTTTACTAGAATGGAAAAAACAGGCTTATTGCCCGATCGCATGTCATTTTCAGCAATACTTTCTGCTTGTAGTCACAACGGTCTGGTGAACGAAGCAAGTGAGCTCTTTGAAAAAATGGTAAATGTATATAGTATCTTGCCAACTCTGGAACATTATGGTTGCATGGTAGACTTATTAGGACGTGCTGGAAAGATAGAAGAAGCTTATCGGTTGATTATGAGCATGCCTATGGAGCCTAACTCTGTTATATTAAGGAGTTATCTCAGTTCATGCAAGCACCAGGGCCATGTTCATTCCGCCGATTCACATTTAATGAAACTTCTGCTTGAAAAAGAGCCCGAGATTGGAGCAAATTATGTTATTGCTGGTTCTGTATCCACTTTGCTGGGATGTGGTAGTGGCATCAATAACACGAGAAATTATATGAAGCAAAAAGGTATGAAAAAAGTTCCTGGTTGCAGTTGGGTGCATTTGCTTGTCGGGGATTGTTAGAGTAGTTGCCCTGCAAGACAACTTTGGGATGTgaaatttattatctcaaatgtAATAAACAATCATTAGTTTAATATAATTCaactttaaattaattttttggcatttactttatatgTATACtaatgcaagctgcatagataaaaaccataaatatactatagtaaataaatatatgtattcTCAAACACACATCACATCGTTATCGAAATTCATATAAAACCCTCAATGAACCAATGGTTG
It encodes:
- the LOC140892130 gene encoding pentatricopeptide repeat-containing protein At1g31920-like, which encodes MTSRHIQALFQQSTTSIKALQLHCLLFKISLDHNEFFFSQLILATCSVYLQHARKLFDNSPITPPPLFAWNTLIKSYSNYSSTPLESLKLFVELLRTHGELKPDKFTYPFVIKACGRCLMIASGGSIHSMILKAGLGLDRHVNNTLLTMYGRCGVIGYSTKVFDEMLEKDVVSWSSMISAYVDCNCAWNSLMVFKDIMMVNGKPNTVTLVSLVAACTKLLNIRVGKSFHSYIIRNAIELDVSLATAILNMYSKYGLVKEAFHIFNSVGNKYVQSWTVMISCLADYGHGKEAISLFTRMEKTGLLPDRMSFSAILSACSHNGLVNEASELFEKMVNVYSILPTLEHYGCMVDLLGRAGKIEEAYRLIMSMPMEPNSVILRSYLSSCKHQGHVHSADSHLMKLLLEKEPEIGANYVIAGSVSTLLGCGSGINNTRNYMKQKGMKKVPGCSWVHLLVGDC